A genomic window from Sphingobacterium spiritivorum includes:
- a CDS encoding heavy metal translocating P-type ATPase produces the protein MTADTKTPIYIPLADVESDHGALIIDKELDKISGIQTHKVELNNQRAVITAKDPEIINKSVSAIRNLGYEVITTRKTYPVLEMSCASCASSVESLLKYLPGIVRADVNFATASVAVEYFPNMTNPDQIQKTVQSGGYDLLIEDEDNQAATLEEIHQDKFNKLKRKTIGAAIITLPVVIIGMFYMDMPYANPIMWLLSTPVVLWYGKDFFINAWKQAKHRSANMDTLVALGSGIAYVFSVFNTVYPSFWTDRGIHGHVYFEAAAVIVTFILLGRLLEEKAKGNTSSAIKKLMGLQPKTVTIIRDNGEQQITPIANVQVGDILLVKPGEQVAVDGLVISGQSYVDESMLSGEPVPVSKQENESVFAGTINQKGSFQFKAEKVGSETMLAQIIRMVQEAQGSKAPVQKLVDKIAGIFVPVVITIAIIAFITWILVGGDNGFSQGLIALATVLVIACPCALGLATPTAIMVGIGKGAEKGILIKDAVSLELAKKVTAVVLDKTGTITEGKPVVTDSLWYTENQDIRRVLLSIEKQSEHPLADAVVKHLADSSTLAISDFDSLTGKGAKASFQDTIYYVGNRKLMQEQDIHIPDDIAETADKWSNESKTVIWFSDDKHVLGLFAIADQIKGTSIQAIQELKQAGIAVYMLTGDNDATAKAIAAATAITAYKAEVLPHEKAEFVKQLQQQGKIVAMVGDGINDSTALAQADVSIAMGKGSDIAMDVAKMTIISSDLTKIPEAIRLSRQTVATIRQNLFWAFIYNVIGIPLAAGVLYSVNGFLLNPMIAGAAMALSSVSVVSNSLLLKMKK, from the coding sequence ATGACAGCAGATACTAAAACTCCGATTTATATTCCACTTGCAGATGTGGAAAGTGACCATGGTGCACTTATCATTGACAAAGAATTAGATAAAATCTCCGGCATACAGACGCACAAGGTCGAGCTAAATAATCAACGTGCTGTAATTACGGCTAAAGATCCTGAAATCATAAATAAGTCTGTTTCCGCTATCCGGAATCTCGGATATGAGGTGATCACTACGCGTAAAACATATCCGGTACTGGAAATGAGCTGTGCATCATGTGCTTCCAGTGTAGAAAGTTTGCTGAAATACCTGCCGGGTATAGTTCGTGCAGATGTCAATTTTGCCACAGCCTCTGTGGCAGTGGAATACTTTCCAAATATGACCAATCCGGATCAAATACAGAAAACTGTACAGTCAGGGGGATATGATCTTTTGATAGAAGACGAAGATAATCAGGCTGCAACTCTGGAAGAGATCCATCAGGATAAATTTAATAAGCTAAAAAGGAAAACCATCGGCGCAGCTATTATAACGCTGCCGGTAGTGATTATAGGTATGTTTTATATGGATATGCCTTATGCAAATCCGATTATGTGGCTGCTTTCTACTCCGGTCGTCCTGTGGTATGGCAAAGATTTTTTCATTAATGCCTGGAAACAAGCGAAGCATCGTTCCGCCAATATGGATACACTGGTTGCCCTGGGATCAGGAATTGCTTACGTTTTCAGTGTATTTAATACTGTCTACCCATCCTTTTGGACAGATCGCGGCATCCATGGTCATGTTTATTTTGAAGCAGCAGCTGTCATTGTGACTTTTATTCTGCTCGGAAGATTGCTCGAAGAAAAAGCTAAAGGTAATACCTCATCAGCTATTAAGAAACTGATGGGTTTACAACCTAAGACCGTCACTATAATCCGGGATAACGGAGAGCAACAAATTACTCCCATCGCCAATGTACAGGTCGGAGATATACTGCTGGTCAAACCGGGAGAACAGGTCGCTGTGGATGGACTGGTGATCAGCGGACAGTCTTATGTAGATGAAAGCATGCTGAGCGGAGAACCTGTTCCTGTAAGTAAACAGGAAAATGAATCTGTCTTTGCCGGAACAATCAACCAGAAAGGTAGCTTTCAATTTAAGGCTGAGAAGGTCGGATCTGAAACAATGCTGGCTCAGATCATCCGGATGGTACAGGAAGCGCAGGGAAGCAAAGCTCCTGTACAAAAACTGGTCGATAAGATCGCCGGAATATTTGTACCTGTTGTCATTACGATCGCTATAATTGCCTTTATTACCTGGATCCTTGTGGGCGGAGATAATGGTTTTTCACAGGGACTCATTGCATTAGCTACTGTGCTGGTCATTGCATGTCCTTGTGCATTAGGTCTCGCTACTCCTACGGCTATTATGGTAGGAATAGGCAAGGGTGCTGAGAAAGGTATATTGATTAAAGATGCTGTAAGCCTTGAACTGGCTAAAAAAGTAACCGCTGTGGTACTGGATAAAACGGGTACCATTACAGAGGGTAAGCCTGTAGTCACAGATAGTCTTTGGTATACCGAAAATCAGGATATCAGACGGGTTTTACTCAGTATTGAAAAGCAATCAGAGCATCCGCTCGCAGATGCTGTTGTCAAACATCTGGCAGATAGCAGCACATTGGCTATCTCAGATTTTGACAGTTTAACCGGAAAAGGAGCAAAGGCAAGTTTTCAGGATACGATTTACTATGTTGGTAATCGTAAATTGATGCAGGAACAGGATATCCATATTCCGGATGATATTGCTGAAACTGCAGATAAATGGAGTAATGAATCTAAAACGGTTATCTGGTTTTCAGATGACAAGCATGTTCTGGGATTATTTGCAATAGCGGATCAGATCAAGGGAACTTCGATACAAGCTATTCAGGAATTAAAACAGGCAGGTATAGCGGTGTATATGCTCACCGGAGATAACGATGCAACAGCCAAAGCTATTGCTGCTGCGACTGCTATTACTGCATATAAAGCAGAGGTACTTCCTCATGAAAAAGCTGAATTTGTAAAGCAACTTCAGCAACAGGGTAAGATTGTAGCTATGGTGGGTGACGGTATCAATGACAGTACAGCGCTTGCACAGGCAGATGTCAGTATAGCGATGGGTAAAGGAAGCGATATCGCTATGGATGTAGCTAAGATGACCATTATCTCTTCGGATCTTACCAAGATCCCTGAAGCCATCCGTCTTTCCAGACAAACGGTAGCTACAATCCGTCAGAATTTGTTTTGGGCATTTATCTATAATGTTATCGGTATTCCATTGGCAGCCGGCGTATTGTATTCTGTAAATGGCTTTTTACTGAACCCGATGATTGCTGGAGCTGCAATGGCACTCAGCAGTGTGAGTGTGGTAAGTAATAGTCTTTTGCTGAAAATGAAAAAATAA
- a CDS encoding Tim44 domain-containing protein — protein MKKIALLAVVATALTMASCNNSSNQHAGHDHADHDSITAGDHVDAAISDLQKAEADAKAKAEQAKKDLDDAIARGDKKAEEAARKASEEANTAWEKTKTALKDAGQDIKEGLDKAADATGKATSDAVEATKDGANKAITETKEAAEKVGDATKKAASDVENKAKKVGEALKN, from the coding sequence ATGAAAAAAATTGCACTTTTAGCGGTAGTTGCCACAGCTCTGACTATGGCATCATGTAATAACTCATCAAATCAGCACGCAGGACATGATCACGCAGATCACGATTCGATAACTGCTGGAGACCATGTCGATGCCGCAATTTCTGATCTTCAGAAAGCTGAAGCAGATGCAAAAGCAAAAGCTGAGCAAGCTAAAAAGGATTTGGATGATGCTATTGCCCGCGGAGACAAAAAAGCTGAAGAAGCTGCCCGTAAGGCCTCTGAAGAAGCGAATACTGCCTGGGAAAAAACTAAAACAGCATTAAAAGATGCCGGTCAGGACATTAAAGAAGGATTGGATAAAGCTGCAGATGCTACAGGTAAGGCAACAAGTGATGCTGTTGAAGCTACTAAAGATGGTGCAAATAAAGCAATAACCGAAACAAAAGAAGCCGCTGAAAAAGTTGGGGATGCAACTAAAAAAGCAGCGAGCGATGTAGAAAACAAAGCTAAAAAAGTAGGTGAAGCCTTAAAAAACTAA